Proteins encoded together in one Mycolicibacter minnesotensis window:
- a CDS encoding zinc-binding dehydrogenase: MRVVVITKHGPPSVLQVQDRPEPPPPAGGQVRIGVRAAGVNFADHLARVGLYPDAPKLPAVVGYEVAGTIEAVGDGVDPARIGERVLAGTRFGGYAEIVNANADDTIALPPSMSFEEGAAIPVNYATAWAALHGYGSLQPGERVLVHAAAGGVGIAAIQLAKAAGAVVHGTASPGKHAQLEALGIDRAIDYRRKDWWKDLPPYDLVLDGLGGTSVWRSFALLRPGGRLAAYGLSSLQQGEKRSLLRAAPQALAMLRGFSLITQMEQSKTVIGLNMLRLWDDRGTLGPWITPLAEALSSGIAAPIVHAAIPFANAPEAHRILAARENVGKVVLVP; this comes from the coding sequence ATGCGCGTCGTCGTCATCACCAAACATGGCCCACCTTCGGTACTGCAGGTGCAAGATCGCCCCGAACCCCCACCGCCCGCCGGCGGACAGGTGCGGATCGGGGTGCGTGCGGCGGGGGTGAACTTCGCCGACCACTTGGCCCGAGTGGGGCTCTACCCCGATGCGCCGAAGCTGCCGGCGGTGGTCGGCTACGAGGTGGCCGGGACTATCGAGGCCGTCGGTGACGGTGTCGATCCGGCGCGTATCGGGGAACGAGTCTTGGCCGGCACCCGGTTCGGCGGCTACGCCGAGATCGTCAACGCCAACGCCGACGACACCATCGCGCTGCCCCCGTCAATGAGCTTCGAGGAGGGCGCCGCGATACCGGTGAACTATGCGACGGCCTGGGCTGCGCTGCACGGCTACGGTTCACTGCAGCCCGGCGAACGCGTCCTGGTGCACGCCGCGGCTGGCGGCGTCGGCATCGCCGCGATCCAACTGGCCAAAGCCGCAGGTGCGGTCGTGCACGGCACCGCGTCGCCCGGCAAACACGCTCAACTCGAAGCGCTGGGCATCGACCGTGCCATCGACTATCGCCGCAAAGACTGGTGGAAGGACCTGCCGCCCTATGACCTCGTGCTCGACGGGCTCGGCGGCACCTCCGTGTGGCGCTCGTTCGCGCTGCTGCGCCCCGGCGGGCGGCTTGCGGCCTACGGCCTGTCGTCGCTGCAACAGGGCGAGAAACGATCACTGCTGCGGGCCGCGCCCCAGGCACTGGCGATGCTGCGCGGCTTCAGTCTGATCACCCAGATGGAGCAGTCCAAGACCGTCATCGGGTTGAACATGCTGCGCCTGTGGGACGACCGCGGCACCCTCGGACCCTGGATCACCCCACTGGCTGAAGCGCTGTCCAGTGGGATCGCAGCACCGATCGTGCATGCGGCGATACCGTTCGCGAACGCCCCGGAAGCCCACCGCATTCTGGCTGCGCGAGAGAATGTCGGCAAAGTGGTACTCGTGCCCTAG
- a CDS encoding carboxymuconolactone decarboxylase family protein has protein sequence MDVLNELNRLVALSGDVPADSDPAVAEFAEQFGVDVSAITEDQRVRLREALGEKTFGVVIQMFVADFAPRVYAGLDALGVAFPSPVDGPEHAGELADALFNQFMPAVARLRSLDPVTSEVVRLRGAAQHNCRLCKSLRETTALHAGGSESIYDDIELFEDSALLTEAQKAALRYVDALIWTPGQFDADVIAGVRRHFSDEQAVELTLDVMRNAGNKIAVALAADAPRVAEGTERYLLDDDGQTVFG, from the coding sequence ATGGACGTCCTCAATGAGCTGAACCGGCTGGTGGCCCTGTCGGGCGATGTGCCGGCGGACTCCGATCCCGCGGTGGCCGAGTTCGCCGAGCAGTTCGGCGTCGATGTCTCGGCGATCACCGAGGATCAGCGGGTCCGCCTGCGGGAGGCGCTGGGGGAGAAGACCTTCGGGGTGGTGATCCAGATGTTCGTCGCCGATTTCGCACCCCGGGTGTATGCCGGCCTCGACGCTCTCGGGGTGGCGTTCCCATCGCCCGTGGACGGGCCGGAGCACGCGGGCGAACTGGCCGACGCGCTGTTCAATCAGTTCATGCCAGCCGTGGCCCGACTGCGATCCCTGGACCCGGTGACCTCTGAGGTGGTTCGACTGCGTGGTGCAGCCCAGCACAACTGCCGGTTGTGCAAGTCGCTGCGTGAGACGACGGCCCTGCATGCCGGTGGTTCCGAGTCGATCTACGACGACATCGAGCTCTTCGAGGATTCAGCGCTGCTGACCGAGGCGCAGAAGGCGGCACTGCGTTATGTCGACGCGCTGATCTGGACCCCCGGACAGTTCGACGCCGACGTAATCGCCGGGGTGCGTCGGCACTTCAGTGACGAGCAGGCCGTCGAGTTGACGCTGGACGTGATGCGCAACGCCGGCAACAAGATTGCGGTGGCCCTGGCGGCGGACGCGCCCCGGGTCGCCGAGGGCACGGAGCGCTATCTGTTAGATGACGACGGCCAGACCGTGTTCGGCTGA
- a CDS encoding alpha/beta fold hydrolase, translating to MTAETFVTHAPGDVRIIADRHGDPDARAVVFLHGGGQTRRSWGRAAAAVAERGWQAVTVDLRGHGESDWATEGDYRLVSFASDVHEVLRTLPPNPVLVGASLGGCTAMLLAGELAIGAASAVVLVDIVPNMDPSGAQRVQAFMAENMESGFDSLDEVADAIAAYNPHRPRPADLNGLTANLRRRGDRWYWHWDPQFISGPDHQGPMEIHDVERLNTAVQTILDSAVPMLLVRGQLSDLVSAANADEFLTRFPRVEFVDVAGAGHMVAGDRNDIFADAILDFLDRHSC from the coding sequence ATGACCGCGGAAACCTTCGTCACCCACGCCCCCGGCGACGTCCGGATCATCGCCGACCGGCACGGCGACCCCGACGCACGTGCCGTGGTGTTTCTGCACGGCGGTGGCCAGACCCGCCGGTCCTGGGGCCGGGCGGCCGCAGCCGTGGCCGAGCGCGGCTGGCAGGCGGTCACCGTGGACCTGCGCGGCCACGGCGAGTCCGACTGGGCGACCGAAGGCGACTACCGATTGGTCAGTTTCGCCTCCGACGTCCACGAGGTGCTGCGCACTCTGCCGCCGAACCCGGTGCTGGTGGGAGCCTCATTGGGAGGCTGCACCGCGATGCTGCTTGCCGGCGAACTGGCAATCGGTGCGGCCAGCGCGGTGGTGCTGGTCGACATCGTGCCCAACATGGACCCGTCTGGAGCACAGCGAGTGCAGGCGTTCATGGCCGAGAACATGGAGTCCGGCTTCGACTCGCTCGACGAGGTCGCCGACGCGATCGCCGCCTACAACCCGCACCGGCCCCGCCCGGCCGACCTCAACGGGCTGACTGCCAACCTGCGCCGGCGCGGCGACCGCTGGTACTGGCATTGGGACCCCCAGTTCATCAGCGGTCCCGACCACCAGGGTCCGATGGAGATCCACGATGTAGAGCGGCTCAACACCGCAGTGCAGACCATCCTGGACAGCGCAGTGCCGATGCTGCTGGTCCGCGGCCAGCTCAGCGACTTGGTCAGCGCCGCCAATGCCGACGAGTTTCTCACCCGGTTCCCGCGGGTGGAATTCGTCGATGTCGCCGGGGCCGGTCACATGGTCGCCGGTGACCGTAACGACATCTTCGCCGACGCCATCCTCGACTTTTTGGACCGCCACTCCTGCTGA
- the mddA gene encoding methanethiol S-methyltransferase has product MARHLALAYGALNYLCFLAVFVYLVGFLGNFVVPRSVDHGPPAPVGLAAAIDVLLVTLFAVQHSVMARPGFKRWLVRVIPANIERSTYVLASNLVLVLLYWQWRPIPAIMWNATLPAERAVLWGLFWIGWAIALVSTFLVSHVDLFGLRQVYLAWRAQPYTHVGFHARALYRVVRHPLMLGFVIAFWATPTMTAGHLLFALAATGYILVAMRLEERDLIAALGDEYRHYRHRVPMLVPVRRRSR; this is encoded by the coding sequence ATGGCCCGTCATCTCGCCCTGGCCTACGGGGCACTCAACTATCTTTGCTTCCTCGCGGTGTTCGTGTACCTGGTCGGCTTCCTCGGCAATTTCGTGGTGCCGCGCAGCGTCGATCACGGCCCGCCCGCGCCTGTCGGGCTGGCGGCCGCGATCGATGTCTTGCTGGTGACGCTGTTCGCGGTGCAGCACAGTGTGATGGCGCGTCCGGGTTTCAAGCGATGGCTGGTCCGCGTGATACCCGCGAACATCGAGCGCAGCACCTATGTGCTGGCGTCGAATCTGGTTCTGGTCCTGTTGTATTGGCAGTGGCGCCCGATCCCGGCGATCATGTGGAACGCAACGTTGCCCGCGGAGCGGGCGGTGTTGTGGGGCCTGTTCTGGATCGGCTGGGCCATAGCCCTGGTATCGACGTTCCTGGTCAGTCACGTCGATCTGTTCGGGCTGCGCCAGGTGTATCTCGCGTGGCGAGCGCAGCCCTACACCCATGTCGGCTTTCACGCGCGAGCGCTCTATCGGGTAGTGCGCCACCCGCTGATGCTGGGGTTCGTGATCGCGTTCTGGGCCACACCCACCATGACTGCGGGTCACCTGCTGTTCGCGCTCGCGGCCACCGGCTACATCCTGGTCGCGATGCGACTGGAGGAACGCGACCTGATCGCCGCCCTCGGCGACGAATACCGGCACTACCGTCACCGGGTGCCGATGTTGGTGCCGGTGCGACGGCGCAGCAGGTGA
- a CDS encoding PE-PPE domain-containing protein, which produces MKQLIFGAALCGAALAFAGAANAANDRQYDFLYGSTDALVLGPTGISTPGAGYISNGIDLYLGPLGYEGNSASTLPLTLPNSWDFFQSVPQGQAILVDSIVADFNAGEMGCDAYGVCSDPMTIFTYSQSSLIASYAQEQLVEAGVPTDALRFVMLGANPAVVPNDLYPTEVFNIQGDIYADTLGRNWWELLFTNTGWQEIFYGLALHQVYLGLTPEQIDSATSVVDGMTTYNEIPMLDSSELWQALVNTFFGV; this is translated from the coding sequence ATGAAGCAACTCATCTTCGGCGCCGCACTGTGTGGCGCCGCGTTAGCGTTCGCCGGAGCGGCCAACGCCGCCAACGACAGGCAGTACGACTTTCTCTACGGGTCAACCGATGCGTTGGTCCTGGGTCCAACGGGCATCTCGACGCCGGGCGCCGGATATATCAGCAACGGGATCGATCTGTATCTCGGGCCGCTGGGCTACGAGGGCAACTCCGCGTCGACACTGCCGCTGACTCTGCCCAACAGCTGGGACTTCTTTCAGAGCGTCCCGCAAGGCCAAGCCATCCTCGTCGACTCGATCGTCGCCGACTTCAACGCCGGCGAGATGGGCTGCGACGCCTACGGCGTATGCAGTGACCCAATGACGATCTTCACCTATTCGCAAAGCAGCCTCATCGCGTCCTACGCCCAGGAGCAACTCGTCGAGGCCGGCGTCCCCACCGACGCTTTACGTTTCGTGATGCTGGGCGCCAACCCCGCCGTGGTCCCTAATGACCTGTACCCCACGGAAGTGTTCAACATCCAAGGTGACATCTATGCGGACACCCTGGGCAGAAACTGGTGGGAACTCCTTTTCACCAACACGGGTTGGCAGGAGATCTTTTACGGATTGGCACTTCATCAGGTCTACCTCGGCTTGACGCCAGAGCAGATCGACTCGGCCACATCGGTGGTCGACGGCATGACCACCTACAACGAGATCCCGATGCTCGACAGCAGCGAGCTGTGGCAGGCACTGGTGAACACGTTCTTCGGGGTGTGA
- a CDS encoding Ig-like domain-containing protein → MAAVLSVLVAWAGAAVGLPGLASAASAEPQNVVAVTTTATPVSAGLVAVPANPATQFAIVTPPANGTATVTGATFTYTPANGYVGTDAFSYATTDGVTVSTPATVGITVMSPASAPPSLATACTDLGPAFAPVCTAIGDVTNPVVNACSTVGSVAACSWFGGNKHGLISACFNVATGQLESACKTLDAAAQLVASQCRVINGPIDYCALRNGSPIGNRSVQTYLAGPVHRALAQQYRLNMTLPLGQTQLPATHNSFNYTNANVPPTLSGMDPDQLYSLVDQLDLDMRFIELDLHWYPSLGAPGGYQPILCHGFDNHLGCTFEGPASKGLQEIRGWLDAHPDQVIVLYIENRLDDPVDDVTKSLPAGAAVIESTLGNTSARDLLFRPSQVQPGSTCDTQPIPLGVTMAQILASGKQVLMYTNSGCGQNAAWDALGFNDSNVAEKGRPVTVAYPDCYFSRAQYESSYTRFFDSSTLVDVLAGGGNAQPMTSADIHEMMKCGANAPGPNFLDPQADQLAGFSWSWSYGQPVSSPTQQCAVHSGDGRFQAEACGQFLNYACQAPDGWHISSGAGQFAGGSLGCAGQGAFAVPRTGYQNELLKTAKAQAGVDRVWLAYTAGNDGNWSMGSTPPPAPSAQMRPVTPSLPPYPVEMPDMPFPITVS, encoded by the coding sequence GTGGCCGCCGTCTTGTCGGTACTCGTCGCCTGGGCCGGGGCTGCGGTGGGATTGCCCGGGCTCGCCTCGGCGGCGAGCGCCGAGCCGCAGAACGTGGTGGCCGTGACCACCACCGCCACTCCGGTCAGCGCCGGATTGGTTGCGGTTCCGGCCAACCCGGCCACCCAGTTCGCGATCGTCACCCCACCCGCGAACGGCACGGCCACGGTCACCGGCGCTACCTTCACCTACACCCCGGCCAACGGCTATGTCGGCACCGACGCCTTCAGCTACGCCACGACCGACGGTGTGACGGTCTCGACGCCGGCCACCGTCGGCATCACGGTGATGTCACCGGCTTCCGCGCCACCCTCGCTGGCGACCGCCTGTACCGACTTGGGGCCGGCCTTCGCCCCGGTCTGTACGGCCATCGGTGACGTGACCAACCCAGTGGTGAACGCCTGCAGCACGGTTGGATCCGTCGCGGCGTGCAGCTGGTTCGGTGGCAACAAGCACGGACTGATCAGCGCGTGCTTCAATGTCGCCACCGGTCAGCTGGAATCGGCGTGTAAAACGCTCGACGCGGCGGCACAGTTGGTGGCCAGCCAATGCCGGGTGATCAACGGCCCGATCGACTATTGCGCCCTGCGTAACGGCAGTCCCATCGGCAATCGCTCCGTGCAGACGTACTTGGCCGGCCCGGTGCACCGGGCGCTGGCGCAGCAGTACCGGCTGAACATGACTCTGCCGCTGGGGCAGACCCAGCTCCCTGCCACCCACAACTCGTTCAACTACACCAACGCCAACGTTCCGCCGACCTTGTCGGGCATGGATCCCGACCAGCTGTACTCGTTGGTCGATCAACTCGACTTGGACATGCGCTTCATCGAGCTCGACCTGCACTGGTATCCCAGCCTGGGCGCTCCCGGCGGCTATCAACCGATCTTGTGTCACGGCTTCGACAACCACCTGGGCTGCACCTTCGAAGGACCTGCCAGCAAGGGCCTGCAGGAGATCCGGGGCTGGTTGGACGCCCACCCCGATCAGGTGATCGTCCTCTACATCGAGAACCGGCTCGACGACCCGGTCGATGACGTCACCAAGTCGCTGCCGGCCGGAGCTGCGGTCATCGAGAGCACCTTGGGCAATACCTCCGCACGCGACCTGCTGTTCCGCCCCTCGCAGGTGCAACCCGGCTCCACCTGCGACACCCAGCCGATCCCCCTGGGCGTGACCATGGCCCAGATTCTCGCCAGCGGAAAGCAGGTGCTGATGTATACCAACAGCGGCTGCGGCCAGAACGCGGCGTGGGACGCCCTCGGCTTTAACGACAGCAATGTGGCGGAGAAGGGCAGGCCGGTCACCGTCGCGTACCCCGACTGCTACTTCAGCAGGGCGCAGTACGAGAGCTCCTACACCCGGTTCTTCGACTCCAGCACGCTGGTTGACGTGCTCGCCGGTGGCGGCAATGCCCAGCCGATGACCTCGGCCGACATCCACGAGATGATGAAATGCGGTGCCAACGCACCAGGACCGAACTTCCTGGACCCCCAGGCCGACCAGCTGGCGGGCTTCTCCTGGAGCTGGTCCTACGGTCAGCCGGTGTCCAGCCCCACCCAACAGTGCGCCGTACACAGCGGTGACGGTCGCTTCCAGGCAGAGGCTTGCGGCCAGTTCCTGAACTACGCCTGCCAAGCCCCGGACGGTTGGCATATCAGTTCCGGCGCCGGCCAGTTCGCCGGTGGGTCCCTGGGATGCGCGGGTCAGGGCGCCTTCGCAGTACCTCGCACCGGGTATCAGAACGAACTGCTCAAGACGGCCAAAGCCCAGGCCGGTGTCGACCGGGTCTGGCTGGCCTACACCGCCGGCAATGACGGGAACTGGAGCATGGGATCAACGCCGCCGCCGGCGCCGTCTGCCCAAATGCGACCGGTGACGCCGAGCCTGCCGCCGTACCCGGTAGAGATGCCCGATATGCCCTTCCCGATCACGGTGTCCTGA
- a CDS encoding alpha/beta hydrolase, which produces MRAVVGGTAARWTLHVLNTMIPMNPLGIAFARGLIATIMGTLGSMPAGTRVIPVHEAGVRGEWVLAPGVEFGRRAGYYVHGSGYVLCSTRTHRKLVARLSEATGLPMFAVDYRLAPEHPFPTAADDVEAGYRWLLSQGYAARDVVIGADSAGGHLTCDMLLAYADEPEFQPAGVVLFSPLVDLTLTLAEQQEKLRRDPAASAASARRLVQLYVQGQDPDNVRLRLDFGRSAQLPPVFTQVGGFEMLSADARHLDAELRRNGGTSTLEVWPGMVHVFQALPRLAPEAKPALRRVAAFIAGVYADQRTDDVEAAR; this is translated from the coding sequence ATGCGTGCAGTGGTTGGGGGTACCGCCGCTCGATGGACGCTGCACGTCCTCAACACGATGATTCCGATGAATCCGCTGGGTATCGCGTTTGCCCGCGGACTGATCGCCACCATCATGGGAACGCTCGGATCGATGCCCGCCGGAACCAGGGTCATCCCGGTACACGAAGCAGGTGTTCGTGGCGAGTGGGTGCTGGCCCCCGGCGTCGAGTTCGGCAGGCGGGCCGGGTATTACGTGCATGGCAGCGGGTACGTCCTGTGCTCGACGCGGACCCACCGCAAGTTGGTCGCGCGGCTGTCGGAGGCCACCGGATTGCCGATGTTCGCCGTCGACTATCGACTGGCTCCCGAGCACCCGTTCCCGACGGCCGCCGATGACGTCGAAGCCGGCTATCGCTGGCTGTTAAGCCAGGGCTATGCCGCCCGTGACGTCGTGATCGGTGCAGACTCCGCCGGCGGCCACCTGACCTGCGACATGTTGCTCGCCTATGCCGATGAGCCGGAGTTTCAGCCGGCCGGCGTGGTGCTGTTCTCGCCGTTGGTCGACCTCACGCTGACCCTGGCCGAACAGCAGGAGAAGTTGCGGCGAGACCCCGCGGCATCGGCAGCCTCGGCGCGGCGCCTGGTTCAGCTCTACGTGCAGGGCCAAGACCCCGACAACGTCCGGCTTCGGCTCGACTTCGGTCGGTCTGCGCAGTTGCCGCCGGTCTTCACCCAGGTGGGGGGCTTCGAGATGCTCAGCGCGGACGCGCGTCACCTGGACGCCGAGCTGCGCCGCAACGGGGGAACCAGCACTCTTGAGGTCTGGCCGGGCATGGTGCATGTTTTCCAGGCACTGCCCCGGCTGGCCCCGGAGGCCAAGCCCGCATTGCGCCGGGTGGCGGCCTTCATCGCCGGTGTCTATGCCGATCAGCGAACCGACGATGTCGAGGCAGCGCGCTGA
- a CDS encoding SDR family NAD(P)-dependent oxidoreductase — MFGIDTVLSLLRTDRRTANAKAVVTGAGSGIGRSFALELARRGGDVVCADINAERAAETVALIEQLRIGSAHAVQCDVSDRGEIEALATRAQEIFGGPPTLVINNAGVGIGGKPVGDIGFEDWDWALGINLWGVVYGCEVFTPLLREAGRGGIINVASAAGFAAAPAMAAYNVSKAGVLSLSETLAAELDGTGIAVTVLCPTFVKTNVFTDGRITPASMNLTQQLARWTGLSADNVAVRTLDAHDSGRLYVVPQLDATLIWHLKRHFPEIYVRGTGLLARLLPQG, encoded by the coding sequence ATGTTCGGAATCGACACGGTGCTGTCCCTGCTGCGCACCGACCGGCGGACCGCCAACGCAAAGGCGGTCGTGACCGGCGCCGGCAGCGGCATCGGGCGTTCGTTCGCCCTGGAGCTGGCACGCCGCGGCGGCGACGTCGTCTGCGCCGACATCAACGCGGAGCGGGCGGCTGAAACGGTGGCGCTGATCGAGCAGTTGCGCATCGGTTCAGCGCATGCGGTGCAGTGTGACGTGTCCGATCGCGGTGAGATCGAAGCGCTGGCTACGCGTGCTCAGGAGATCTTTGGTGGCCCACCAACTCTGGTGATCAACAACGCCGGTGTGGGCATCGGCGGAAAGCCGGTCGGCGACATCGGCTTCGAGGACTGGGACTGGGCTCTCGGCATCAATCTGTGGGGCGTGGTCTACGGCTGTGAGGTCTTCACTCCGCTGCTTCGGGAGGCCGGACGCGGCGGAATCATCAATGTGGCGTCGGCGGCGGGATTCGCCGCGGCACCGGCGATGGCGGCCTACAACGTGTCGAAAGCCGGCGTCCTTTCGCTGTCGGAGACGCTGGCCGCCGAACTGGACGGCACCGGAATCGCGGTCACCGTGCTGTGCCCGACCTTCGTCAAGACCAACGTCTTCACCGACGGCCGGATCACGCCTGCGTCGATGAACCTGACTCAGCAGCTGGCCCGCTGGACCGGCCTTTCCGCGGACAACGTCGCGGTGCGCACCTTGGACGCACACGACAGCGGGCGGCTCTATGTAGTGCCGCAACTCGACGCCACCCTCATCTGGCACCTCAAGCGGCACTTTCCAGAAATCTACGTCCGTGGCACCGGGCTGCTCGCCCGTCTGCTTCCCCAGGGCTGA
- a CDS encoding reductase, whose amino-acid sequence MAMNLDDMLQKIKDKQWALVDIDWDAPGAELIEPDLWAKLKPFMTDLMWIENVGARGFAALAKKAPTPTLKSIYEHFHAEEQKHANAELALMRRWGMLDADEIPPPSVNVQLVITWLDKFSDSMSLSILGTVIPMLEVALDGALIKFITEEVKDPVAQEVFKRINSDESRHLAVDFEVMDILGHADLRKLAVELVGSWMNPALLIGTLSYFPLLNKMRDNIVAMGVNEERLYQAMRRFQSVGERSSFARRVPMYRLISWHGKKVIDRSSKYHWLADSLVKITGVIPPSLVHNTPTWSQELTYEPVA is encoded by the coding sequence ATGGCGATGAACCTCGACGACATGTTGCAGAAGATCAAGGACAAGCAGTGGGCCTTGGTCGACATCGACTGGGACGCCCCCGGAGCGGAGCTCATCGAGCCGGACCTGTGGGCCAAGCTCAAGCCGTTCATGACTGACCTGATGTGGATCGAGAACGTCGGCGCCCGCGGGTTCGCGGCCCTGGCCAAGAAGGCGCCGACCCCGACGCTGAAGAGCATCTACGAGCACTTCCATGCCGAAGAGCAGAAGCACGCGAACGCCGAGCTCGCGCTGATGCGCCGGTGGGGCATGTTGGACGCCGACGAGATTCCCCCGCCGAGCGTCAACGTGCAGCTGGTCATCACCTGGCTCGACAAGTTCTCCGACAGCATGTCGCTGTCCATCTTGGGCACCGTCATTCCCATGCTGGAAGTGGCCCTGGACGGCGCGCTGATCAAGTTCATCACCGAAGAAGTCAAGGACCCGGTGGCCCAAGAGGTCTTCAAACGGATCAACTCCGACGAGTCGCGACATCTGGCGGTCGACTTCGAGGTGATGGACATCCTGGGTCATGCCGACTTGCGGAAACTGGCGGTCGAACTGGTCGGAAGCTGGATGAACCCCGCACTGCTGATCGGCACGCTGAGCTACTTCCCGCTGCTGAACAAGATGCGGGACAACATCGTGGCGATGGGCGTCAACGAAGAGCGTCTTTACCAGGCCATGCGCCGGTTCCAAAGTGTCGGCGAGCGAAGCTCTTTCGCTCGCCGGGTACCGATGTACCGGTTGATCTCCTGGCATGGCAAGAAGGTGATCGACCGTAGCTCGAAGTACCACTGGCTGGCCGACTCGCTGGTCAAGATCACCGGGGTCATCCCGCCGTCCCTGGTGCACAACACCCCGACCTGGTCACAGGAGCTGACCTACGAGCCGGTCGCGTGA
- a CDS encoding flavin-containing monooxygenase, translating to MTISVAIIGAGFAGIGAAIRLKDQGITDFVILERGSRVGGTWRDNTYPGAACDIPSRLYSYSFAPNPDWSHTYSGSGEILSYIDTMVSSFGIAPHIRFDHNVAGITYDAEAGEWTIELQGREAVRARTVVVASGPLANASFPDIQGIDTYEGRKIHSARWDHDYDFAGKKVAVVGTGASGVQIIPELVKVAESVKVFQRTPGWVLPRLNTSTSGWLKRIYKDVPLAEKLMRTAWFWGHESVAVGVVWDSPFTRLVEALSLANLRAQVKDPWLRRQLTPDFSAGCKRLLMTSDYYPALQKDNCKLVTWPMARLSPKGIRTVEGIEHQVDAIVFATGFEVSKAGTPIPITGVDGRDLGSEWSRGAYAYRSVAVSGYPNLFFTFGPNSGPGHSSALVYMEAQIDYIVDAIAKLLQYKWKSIDVRPEIQDRYNQDIQRRLRATTWNSGCQSWYLTEDGFNATMFPGFATQFVNQLKTLNLEDFKITAATTSGEPVLTA from the coding sequence ATGACGATCTCGGTAGCGATCATCGGCGCCGGATTCGCGGGCATCGGTGCCGCCATCCGCCTCAAGGACCAGGGCATCACCGACTTCGTGATCCTGGAGAGGGGCTCACGGGTCGGCGGAACCTGGCGTGACAACACCTATCCCGGCGCCGCGTGCGACATCCCGTCACGGCTGTACTCCTACAGCTTCGCGCCCAACCCGGATTGGTCGCACACCTACTCCGGCAGCGGCGAGATCCTGTCCTACATCGACACCATGGTCTCCTCGTTCGGGATCGCACCGCATATCCGGTTCGACCACAACGTCGCGGGGATCACCTATGACGCCGAAGCCGGAGAGTGGACCATCGAACTCCAGGGCCGGGAAGCGGTGCGCGCCCGGACCGTCGTGGTGGCCTCCGGCCCGCTGGCCAATGCCAGCTTTCCCGACATTCAGGGGATCGACACCTACGAAGGCCGCAAGATCCACAGCGCCCGATGGGATCATGACTACGACTTCGCTGGAAAGAAAGTGGCTGTCGTCGGCACCGGCGCCAGCGGCGTGCAGATCATTCCCGAATTGGTCAAGGTGGCGGAGTCGGTCAAGGTGTTCCAGCGCACCCCGGGGTGGGTGCTGCCGCGGCTCAACACGAGCACAAGCGGTTGGCTGAAGAGGATCTATAAGGATGTGCCGCTGGCCGAGAAGCTGATGCGGACGGCATGGTTCTGGGGCCACGAGTCGGTGGCGGTCGGTGTGGTGTGGGACAGCCCGTTCACCCGGCTGGTCGAGGCCCTGAGTCTGGCGAACCTGCGCGCCCAGGTGAAGGACCCGTGGCTGCGGCGCCAGCTGACACCGGACTTCTCGGCCGGTTGTAAGCGGCTGCTGATGACCAGCGACTACTACCCGGCGCTGCAGAAGGACAACTGCAAGCTGGTGACCTGGCCGATGGCGCGCTTGTCACCCAAGGGAATTCGGACCGTGGAAGGTATCGAGCACCAGGTCGACGCCATCGTGTTCGCCACCGGTTTCGAAGTGTCCAAAGCCGGAACGCCGATTCCGATCACCGGAGTCGATGGCCGTGACCTGGGCTCGGAGTGGAGCAGAGGTGCCTACGCCTACCGCAGTGTTGCGGTGTCGGGCTACCCGAACCTCTTCTTTACCTTCGGGCCTAACTCTGGGCCAGGCCACAGCTCGGCTCTGGTCTACATGGAGGCGCAGATCGATTACATCGTGGATGCCATTGCGAAACTGCTCCAGTACAAATGGAAGTCGATCGACGTACGTCCCGAGATCCAAGATCGGTACAACCAGGACATCCAGCGGCGGCTGCGGGCCACCACATGGAACTCCGGATGCCAGAGCTGGTATCTGACCGAAGATGGCTTCAACGCCACCATGTTTCCCGGGTTCGCCACACAGTTCGTCAATCAACTCAAGACGCTGAACCTGGAAGACTTCAAGATCACCGCGGCGACGACAAGCGGTGAGCCGGTCCTAACTGCCTAG